In one window of Desulfovibrio sp. DNA:
- a CDS encoding GNAT family N-acetyltransferase — protein sequence MEQLAFHEFEGHAGWQRAALYSGQADPFCCTPAWQLSFHEVFAPERRLIVRHESQHDVDSVLVFAEQAFSAEAILLTPIDTLWFFSSPLLGPHAVDMLGNLLDELTDRYKPFIPRIVISGLQPGGLLPRRLLRTFGRQYDFFMHSETVQCAASLQGGLDGFLSRRSANHRAKMSKGRRRAQNRGIVYERHVPASTSEARAVFARMLAVENKSWKGEGQCGMAEEPARSFYDAMLRRLAPARGARVMFAVHEGRDVGFIFGGMAGDVYRGQQFSYDQDWKDAGIGNLLQIEQVAWLCEQGATRYDMGPLTGPRMGYKAHWTEACLPIQTWLMVKK from the coding sequence ATGGAACAACTTGCATTTCATGAGTTTGAAGGGCATGCCGGGTGGCAACGGGCTGCCCTGTATTCAGGACAGGCAGACCCCTTTTGCTGTACGCCTGCCTGGCAGCTTTCCTTTCACGAGGTTTTTGCCCCCGAGCGTCGCCTTATTGTGCGGCATGAAAGCCAGCACGATGTGGACAGCGTTCTGGTGTTCGCCGAACAGGCGTTTTCAGCCGAAGCAATCCTGCTGACGCCCATCGACACGTTGTGGTTTTTTAGCTCGCCCCTGCTCGGCCCCCATGCCGTGGACATGCTGGGCAATCTCCTGGACGAGCTTACAGACCGCTACAAACCGTTTATTCCGCGTATTGTGATCAGTGGCTTGCAACCGGGCGGCCTTTTGCCTCGCCGTTTGCTGCGGACTTTCGGGCGTCAGTATGATTTTTTTATGCATTCTGAAACCGTACAGTGCGCAGCGTCTCTTCAAGGCGGGCTGGACGGCTTTTTGTCGCGCAGATCCGCCAACCACAGGGCCAAAATGTCCAAGGGGCGGCGGCGCGCCCAGAACCGTGGCATTGTCTATGAGCGGCATGTGCCTGCCTCGACGTCAGAAGCGCGGGCCGTTTTTGCACGCATGCTGGCGGTAGAGAATAAAAGCTGGAAGGGCGAGGGGCAGTGCGGCATGGCCGAAGAGCCCGCCCGCAGCTTTTATGACGCGATGCTGCGGCGGCTTGCTCCTGCACGTGGGGCGCGCGTCATGTTTGCCGTGCACGAAGGCCGCGATGTGGGCTTCATTTTTGGCGGCATGGCGGGCGATGTGTACCGGGGACAGCAGTTCAGCTATGATCAGGACTGGAAGGACGCTGGCATCGGTAATCTGTTGCAGATCGAACAGGTGGCCTGGCTGTGCGAGCAAGGGGCGACCCGTTACGACATGGGGCCCCTGACCGGCCCGCGTATGGGCTACAAGGCCCACTGGACAGAAGCATGTCTGCCCATACAGACATGGCTGATGGTCAAAAAATAG
- a CDS encoding proline/glycine betaine ABC transporter permease, which translates to MLPRLPLASYVDSAIDVLVEHFSGVTRAGSDIMLSLLDRFEEALLLPPPWLFILLLTALAWRVTRRPGLPVFVVLGFFLLWNMGLWTPTISTLALVLAATLLSVLIGVPCGILAAMCPTARKIVMPVLDVMQTMPAFVYLIPAIPFFGIGKVSAVVATVIFSVPPAIRLTCLGIQQVPQDLVECAEAFGATRMQRLYKLELPLAMPTIVAGVNQTIMLALSMAVIAAMIGARGLGGEVWKAIQRLNIGMGFEAGIGIVIVAITLDRMFRALAQKSSGKTH; encoded by the coding sequence ATGCTGCCTAGACTGCCCTTGGCCAGCTACGTTGACAGCGCCATAGATGTTCTGGTCGAGCATTTTTCCGGCGTTACCCGCGCCGGTTCGGACATCATGCTCAGCCTGCTGGATCGCTTTGAAGAGGCGCTTCTTCTGCCCCCGCCGTGGCTTTTTATCCTGCTGCTGACCGCTCTGGCCTGGCGTGTGACGCGCCGTCCTGGCCTGCCCGTATTTGTGGTTCTGGGGTTTTTTCTCTTGTGGAATATGGGCTTGTGGACGCCAACCATCAGCACCCTTGCACTCGTGCTCGCGGCCACGCTGCTTTCCGTTCTCATTGGCGTGCCCTGCGGCATTCTGGCGGCCATGTGCCCCACGGCGCGCAAAATCGTCATGCCGGTGCTGGACGTCATGCAGACCATGCCCGCCTTTGTCTATCTTATCCCCGCCATCCCCTTCTTTGGCATTGGCAAGGTCAGCGCTGTGGTGGCCACGGTTATTTTTTCCGTGCCTCCGGCAATCCGCCTGACCTGCCTGGGTATTCAGCAGGTCCCCCAGGATCTGGTTGAGTGCGCCGAAGCTTTTGGGGCCACGCGCATGCAGCGCCTCTACAAACTTGAACTGCCGCTGGCCATGCCCACCATTGTGGCTGGCGTAAACCAGACCATCATGCTGGCCCTGTCCATGGCCGTCATTGCGGCCATGATCGGCGCACGCGGTCTTGGCGGCGAGGTGTGGAAGGCCATTCAGCGGCTCAATATCGGCATGGGCTTCGAGGCGGGTATCGGCATCGTCATTGTGGCCATCACCCTTGACCGCATGTTCCGCGCCCTGGCGCAAAAGAGCTCCGGGAAAACCCATTAA
- a CDS encoding molybdopterin molybdotransferase MoeA, whose amino-acid sequence MSFCPSHACLHIPGQQIILPLEKALAALLACARPTEQTLRLPLLEADGRVCAADIFASLSQPPFDRAQVDGYALHSADIAQARPDCPVTLPVSQYLYAGGGPGAPLPPGQAARITTGAMMPPGADCVMWQEETTADENRVTVRHSLTPGRNCRPCGYDVAVGQPLARRGDVLHSGTLGLLAGQGHIHAHVFDKPTASMLASGDELCPPGRPLSEGGIYNISGTLLGIRLQNLGARVLRMETCADSYDRLRQHVEGMLGQSRLIITTGGVSFGPRDLISRLAEDLATRHGGRLLFRGLHMKPGAMTLGAVIGDSVLLGLSGNPVAAAAAFGLLAGPLIRKMSGRAHYGLKRLRGVMRNDFGSCRKDARRLMMARIEGFEVFMRPENGGIGQPALRDDYNCFVDIPAGCPPLRRGMEVDVILA is encoded by the coding sequence ATGTCTTTTTGTCCTTCTCACGCCTGCCTGCACATTCCTGGGCAGCAGATCATCCTGCCGCTGGAGAAAGCTCTGGCGGCCCTGCTGGCCTGTGCCCGCCCCACGGAGCAGACCCTTCGCCTGCCCCTGCTTGAGGCCGACGGGCGGGTATGCGCCGCCGACATCTTCGCCAGCCTGTCGCAGCCGCCTTTTGATCGCGCCCAGGTGGACGGCTACGCCCTGCACAGCGCCGACATCGCCCAGGCGCGTCCGGATTGTCCCGTCACCCTGCCTGTGAGCCAGTATCTGTATGCTGGCGGTGGGCCGGGCGCACCCCTGCCGCCCGGACAGGCCGCGCGCATAACCACAGGAGCCATGATGCCGCCGGGGGCGGACTGCGTCATGTGGCAGGAAGAAACCACTGCTGATGAAAACCGCGTCACTGTGCGCCACAGCCTGACGCCGGGCCGCAATTGCCGCCCCTGTGGATATGACGTGGCTGTGGGCCAGCCCCTGGCGCGGCGCGGGGACGTGCTGCACAGCGGCACACTGGGCCTGCTGGCCGGGCAAGGCCACATTCATGCGCACGTCTTTGACAAACCCACGGCAAGCATGCTCGCCAGCGGCGACGAACTGTGCCCGCCAGGCCGTCCGCTTTCTGAAGGCGGCATATACAACATCAGCGGCACGCTGCTGGGCATACGCCTGCAAAATCTTGGGGCACGCGTCCTGCGCATGGAAACCTGCGCCGACAGCTATGACAGGCTGCGGCAGCATGTGGAGGGCATGCTTGGGCAAAGCCGCCTGATTATCACCACAGGCGGCGTATCCTTTGGCCCACGCGACCTGATTTCGCGCCTGGCGGAAGACCTGGCAACCCGTCACGGCGGCCGCCTGCTGTTTCGCGGCCTGCACATGAAGCCCGGAGCCATGACCCTGGGCGCGGTCATAGGCGACAGCGTACTTCTCGGCCTTTCCGGCAATCCCGTGGCCGCCGCTGCGGCCTTTGGCCTGCTGGCGGGGCCCCTCATACGCAAAATGTCCGGACGCGCGCACTACGGCCTGAAGCGCCTGCGCGGCGTCATGCGCAATGACTTCGGCTCCTGCCGCAAGGATGCGCGCCGCCTCATGATGGCGAGGATTGAAGGCTTCGAGGTCTTCATGCGCCCTGAAAATGGGGGCATAGGCCAGCCAGCCCTGCGTGACGACTACAACTGCTTTGTGGACATTCCCGCAGGGTGCCCGCCACTGCGGCGCGGCATGGAAGTGGACGTCATTCTGGCATAG
- a CDS encoding glycine betaine ABC transporter substrate-binding protein: protein MKLRILGIALAAVMLLAVCATAKDTRKDKTLKIVYVEWDCATVSSNLAKAVLEDRLGYKVELLPVTVPILWTSMATGDSDATVTAWLPNTHKDMVKKYKDKLEILGKITGGARLGLVVPDYVPLKSVEELKANADKFQNRIIGIDAGAVYMGLTEKLLKDYGIDNMELIDGSDAIMTSSLAEAIRKKQWIVVTGWSPHWMFGRWNLHYLDDPKAILGTEEAIYSVARKGLKKDHPDAHAFLSRFSYTGADQLQQLMAKNQEKGADPLKNARQFIKDHPEQVEAWLQK, encoded by the coding sequence ATGAAACTTCGCATACTGGGCATTGCCCTGGCCGCCGTCATGCTGCTGGCCGTCTGCGCCACAGCCAAAGACACCAGAAAGGACAAAACCCTCAAGATCGTCTACGTGGAATGGGACTGCGCCACAGTCTCGAGCAATCTGGCCAAAGCGGTGCTTGAAGACAGACTGGGCTACAAGGTTGAGCTGCTGCCCGTCACGGTTCCCATACTCTGGACCAGCATGGCCACGGGCGACTCCGACGCCACGGTCACCGCATGGCTGCCCAATACTCACAAGGATATGGTAAAAAAATACAAGGACAAGCTGGAAATCCTCGGCAAGATTACCGGCGGCGCACGGCTGGGGCTTGTGGTACCCGACTATGTGCCGCTGAAATCTGTCGAGGAACTGAAAGCCAACGCGGATAAATTCCAGAACCGGATAATAGGCATAGACGCAGGCGCGGTATATATGGGCCTGACCGAAAAGCTCCTGAAAGACTACGGCATAGACAATATGGAGTTGATTGACGGAAGCGACGCCATCATGACCTCCAGCCTGGCGGAGGCCATCCGCAAAAAGCAGTGGATTGTTGTCACAGGCTGGTCGCCCCACTGGATGTTTGGCCGCTGGAACCTGCACTATCTGGACGACCCCAAGGCCATCCTCGGCACTGAAGAAGCCATTTACAGCGTGGCCCGCAAGGGTTTGAAAAAGGATCACCCTGACGCGCATGCCTTCCTGTCCAGGTTCTCCTATACCGGGGCGGATCAGTTGCAGCAGCTTATGGCCAAGAACCAGGAAAAAGGCGCGGACCCGCTGAAAAACGCCCGCCAGTTCATAAAAGACCACCCTGAACAGGTCGAAGCGTGGCTGCAAAAATAG
- a CDS encoding lysozyme inhibitor LprI family protein produces the protein MLALLSTAPPAFSAERHAETQPATSNGSGAPLAKIPQTNAIGAAPATVSPPSGSQGAAPGADQDDFSPAQADNLFSPGYQACMDRAAGVTTDMQDCISAELERLEKIIALKQISLAPVLGEERAKSLHEAVTAWESLRKHGSSAMYDPDGGTLSPLIASLWYLEQTARMAQWLNNLGENAE, from the coding sequence ATGCTGGCTCTACTGTCCACTGCCCCGCCCGCATTCAGCGCCGAGCGCCACGCTGAAACACAGCCCGCGACTTCCAACGGCAGCGGCGCTCCTTTGGCAAAAATACCCCAGACAAACGCAATTGGTGCTGCTCCTGCCACTGTGAGTCCGCCGTCAGGCAGTCAGGGCGCAGCCCCGGGTGCGGATCAGGACGATTTTTCTCCCGCACAGGCTGACAATCTGTTCAGCCCCGGCTACCAGGCGTGCATGGATCGCGCGGCCGGGGTGACCACGGACATGCAGGATTGCATCTCCGCAGAACTGGAGCGCCTGGAGAAGATCATCGCCCTCAAGCAGATCTCTCTGGCCCCTGTTTTGGGGGAAGAACGCGCCAAATCGCTGCATGAAGCTGTCACCGCCTGGGAAAGCCTGCGCAAGCACGGTTCCTCCGCCATGTATGACCCTGACGGCGGCACGCTTTCGCCGCTTATAGCTTCGCTGTGGTATCTGGAACAGACCGCCCGCATGGCCCAATGGCTGAACAACCTCGGCGAGAACGCCGAGTAG
- a CDS encoding formate dehydrogenase accessory sulfurtransferase FdhD, producing the protein MPVFPPSPACVLRVITRINHTGRHEVEDVLLREEAYDLICDGKTVARMHCMPTDLEELAVGRLFTLGLLRDARQIASLTIRHPAGQNADHAPPPSPRLAAESAHGPDSLACASTAFTASVASTASVASTASVASTASVASTASVASVASMASVASMASTASVASVAEPLFTPEGQRATPLPSPKLRAAGSILVSLAPPPAPEAAAKQADLRLDAAQVHSLQAAFEERCALFRQTGAAHSCALATPEGILLFYEDIARHNALDKLIGAMQLQGVSPQGKLMIFSGRLAVDMLEKAAVSGVCLLMAPGAPSLASVELAQAMRISLLGFVRKDNINIYTCPHRVV; encoded by the coding sequence ATGCCCGTTTTCCCGCCGTCACCAGCCTGTGTTTTGCGCGTCATTACCCGTATCAACCATACGGGCAGGCATGAGGTGGAGGACGTGCTCCTGCGTGAAGAAGCCTATGACCTCATCTGTGACGGCAAGACCGTGGCCCGCATGCACTGCATGCCCACAGACCTTGAAGAACTGGCCGTGGGGAGGCTTTTTACCCTGGGATTGCTGCGTGATGCGCGCCAGATTGCATCCCTGACTATCCGGCATCCTGCGGGGCAGAACGCCGACCACGCGCCGCCCCCGAGTCCGCGCCTTGCGGCCGAAAGCGCCCATGGGCCGGATTCACTGGCTTGCGCCTCCACGGCGTTCACGGCATCTGTGGCGTCAACGGCATCTGTGGCGTCAACGGCATCTGTGGCGTCAACGGCATCTGTGGCGTCAACGGCGTCAGTGGCGTCAGTGGCGTCAATGGCATCTGTGGCGTCAATGGCGTCAACGGCGTCAGTGGCGTCAGTGGCCGAACCACTGTTCACGCCTGAAGGCCAGCGCGCCACGCCCCTGCCTTCCCCCAAGCTTCGCGCCGCCGGGAGCATCCTCGTCAGCCTTGCCCCGCCGCCTGCCCCGGAGGCTGCGGCAAAACAGGCAGACCTGCGGCTTGACGCCGCCCAGGTACATAGTCTTCAGGCGGCCTTTGAAGAACGCTGCGCACTGTTTCGGCAAACTGGGGCCGCTCACAGCTGCGCCCTGGCGACCCCTGAGGGCATTTTGCTGTTTTATGAAGACATAGCCCGGCACAACGCTCTGGACAAGCTCATAGGGGCCATGCAGCTTCAAGGCGTGTCCCCTCAGGGCAAGCTCATGATCTTCAGCGGGCGTCTGGCGGTGGACATGCTCGAAAAGGCCGCGGTCAGCGGCGTGTGTCTGCTTATGGCTCCGGGCGCGCCTTCGCTGGCCTCGGTGGAACTGGCCCAAGCCATGCGCATAAGCCTTCTCGGCTTCGTGCGCAAAGACAATATCAACATCTATACCTGCCCGCACAGAGTAGTCTGA
- a CDS encoding helix-turn-helix transcriptional regulator, whose product MTEKTGFEATLQRLMLSLNATSDAELARALGITPQSVSGARKRGEVPPAWIQECAAETNVNAHWLFFGSGPMRLPEAAEGELPAASPDSEADLIHIPLAEARLSAGTGSLEVSERTDDSYAFRGDFLRRKGNPRRMVLMRVSGDSMVPEIFDNDLVLLDKGQTEISPGRLYAVGFEDAIYIKRIDKIPGKIILHSVNPAYPPVSLDLRGDMADQFRVIGRVLWSGREYR is encoded by the coding sequence ATGACCGAAAAAACCGGCTTCGAAGCAACCCTGCAAAGGCTTATGCTGTCCCTTAACGCCACGAGCGACGCTGAATTGGCGCGCGCTCTGGGCATCACCCCCCAATCCGTCAGCGGCGCGCGCAAACGCGGCGAGGTGCCGCCAGCCTGGATACAGGAATGCGCGGCAGAAACCAACGTGAACGCGCACTGGCTCTTCTTTGGCAGCGGCCCCATGCGCCTGCCCGAAGCGGCTGAGGGTGAGCTTCCCGCAGCTTCACCTGACAGCGAAGCAGACCTTATCCATATTCCACTGGCCGAAGCGCGGCTTTCCGCTGGTACGGGCAGCCTTGAAGTCAGCGAGCGCACTGATGACAGCTACGCCTTCAGAGGCGATTTTTTGCGCCGCAAGGGCAATCCCAGGCGTATGGTTCTGATGCGCGTATCCGGCGACAGCATGGTGCCTGAAATCTTTGACAACGACCTGGTGCTGCTGGACAAGGGGCAGACGGAAATCAGCCCCGGCCGCCTGTACGCTGTGGGCTTTGAAGACGCCATCTATATAAAACGTATTGACAAAATTCCTGGCAAGATCATACTGCACAGCGTTAATCCGGCATATCCTCCTGTCAGCCTGGACTTGCGCGGCGACATGGCCGACCAGTTCAGGGTTATTGGCCGGGTTCTCTGGTCTGGGCGCGAATACCGTTAG
- a CDS encoding FUSC family protein, producing MSISPQTRDFMVRGVLYLLAMCIPIAVSLAWNKPDITLLGGMGALFALFIAPRYTPLPRVLCIGAGGLLVCLAATVGFFTQGNNNLALIPLVLFSWLAALPRPDQAYLSLVVKNMAAAALLTHFGLTGSLSAAGFYMSGIALGATLSVLGIPFGSGQGHGASPFEEFKAFTNGAVNDRLFGVAVPLTVLLCTLAARQMNFSHPAWVGLTVLFVMHSDGATELHRIRDRALGTVLGVIAAAPVVFNLQAPLQLAGCIALTALFIPYAQAGHYMLFSLIITFIVLLLVDMAMLGTGGDISLLGWRLIDTILACGGVLVANLTLRLIALAKQQTTSTRN from the coding sequence ATGTCCATTTCCCCACAAACACGAGACTTTATGGTTCGAGGCGTTCTTTACCTGCTGGCCATGTGCATACCCATTGCCGTCAGCCTGGCCTGGAACAAACCGGACATCACCCTGCTGGGAGGGATGGGGGCGCTGTTCGCCCTGTTCATTGCACCACGCTACACACCCTTGCCGCGCGTGCTGTGCATCGGCGCGGGGGGGCTGCTTGTATGCCTGGCCGCCACTGTGGGCTTTTTTACACAGGGCAATAACAATCTTGCCCTTATTCCCCTGGTACTCTTCAGCTGGCTTGCCGCCCTGCCGCGCCCTGATCAGGCCTACCTCAGCCTTGTTGTCAAAAACATGGCCGCCGCCGCCCTGCTGACCCATTTTGGCCTGACCGGCTCTCTGTCAGCGGCGGGCTTCTATATGTCGGGCATTGCCCTGGGCGCGACGCTCAGCGTGCTGGGCATTCCCTTTGGCAGCGGGCAGGGGCACGGAGCAAGCCCCTTTGAAGAATTCAAGGCCTTCACAAACGGGGCCGTCAATGACCGCCTTTTTGGCGTGGCGGTTCCCCTTACGGTGCTGCTCTGCACATTGGCAGCGCGCCAAATGAATTTCAGCCATCCTGCATGGGTGGGGCTGACCGTACTCTTTGTCATGCACAGCGATGGCGCCACCGAACTGCACCGCATACGCGACCGGGCCCTGGGCACGGTGCTTGGCGTTATTGCAGCGGCCCCGGTGGTATTCAACCTGCAGGCCCCCCTGCAGCTTGCCGGCTGCATCGCCCTGACCGCACTCTTCATCCCTTACGCCCAGGCCGGGCATTACATGCTGTTCAGCCTGATCATTACCTTCATCGTGCTCCTGCTCGTGGATATGGCCATGCTGGGCACGGGGGGCGACATATCCCTGCTCGGCTGGCGGCTGATCGATACTATTCTGGCCTGCGGCGGCGTTCTTGTGGCCAACCTGACCCTCAGACTGATCGCGCTGGCAAAACAACAGACTACGAGCACACGAAACTGA
- a CDS encoding glycine betaine/L-proline ABC transporter ATP-binding protein, whose amino-acid sequence MAKISIQNVSKVFGPHPKQALRLAAKGVSRADILRQTRTTVALFDISIDITDSQLLVIMGLSGSGKSTLLRCLNGLIMPTTGRILVDGEDITSMSSKNLRHVRQRCFGMVFQNFALFPHRTVLQNTAFGLEVMGVPEATRLKKSKEVLERVGLAQWQNAHPGQLSGGMKQRVGLARALALEPQVLLMDEAFSALDPLIRQEMQDELLALQEDIHKTIVFITHDLNEAFKLGDSIVLLQDGSIVQTGTPEEILHAPANEHVARFVASADASQVLTAASVMKRSEDAAVLGLDGPRAALRKMRVHSIASLFVLDRHRHFVGIINAADAERMVSEGRSDLKEITSSDITTVRPDTPVTEIVPLMADLPYPLAVVDERQRLQGVIVRGLLLGALVEHNRGGAHAA is encoded by the coding sequence ATGGCAAAAATCTCTATCCAGAATGTTTCAAAAGTCTTTGGGCCACACCCGAAGCAGGCTTTACGGCTGGCGGCCAAAGGCGTTTCGCGCGCTGACATCCTGCGCCAGACCCGCACCACTGTTGCCCTGTTCGACATATCCATCGACATCACAGACAGCCAGTTACTGGTTATTATGGGGCTTTCCGGCAGCGGAAAATCCACGCTGCTGCGTTGCCTCAACGGCCTTATCATGCCCACCACCGGGCGCATTCTTGTGGACGGCGAAGACATCACCAGCATGAGCAGCAAAAACCTGCGCCACGTGCGTCAGCGCTGCTTTGGCATGGTATTTCAGAACTTCGCGCTTTTCCCCCACAGAACAGTGCTGCAAAACACCGCCTTCGGCCTTGAAGTCATGGGCGTCCCAGAAGCCACCCGTCTGAAAAAAAGCAAAGAAGTGCTGGAGCGCGTGGGTCTGGCCCAATGGCAAAATGCCCATCCTGGCCAGCTCTCCGGCGGCATGAAGCAGCGAGTGGGTCTGGCCAGGGCTCTTGCACTGGAACCGCAGGTTCTGCTCATGGATGAAGCCTTCAGCGCGCTTGACCCCCTTATACGGCAGGAAATGCAGGACGAACTGCTGGCGCTTCAGGAAGACATACACAAAACCATCGTCTTCATCACGCATGATCTTAACGAAGCCTTCAAGCTCGGCGACAGCATTGTCCTGCTGCAGGACGGCTCCATAGTACAGACCGGCACTCCGGAAGAAATCCTGCATGCCCCGGCCAACGAGCATGTGGCCCGGTTTGTCGCTTCGGCAGACGCCTCGCAGGTGCTCACGGCGGCCAGCGTCATGAAGCGTTCCGAAGACGCCGCCGTGCTGGGGCTGGACGGCCCGCGCGCCGCCCTGCGCAAGATGCGCGTACACTCCATAGCTTCGCTTTTCGTCCTGGACAGACACCGCCACTTTGTGGGCATTATCAACGCCGCCGACGCGGAGCGCATGGTCAGCGAGGGGCGTTCTGACCTGAAGGAGATAACCAGTTCGGACATCACCACCGTCAGACCCGACACCCCCGTGACCGAAATTGTGCCCCTCATGGCAGACCTGCCCTACCCCCTGGCCGTGGTGGACGAGCGCCAGCGCTTGCAGGGCGTCATTGTGCGCGGGCTGCTGCTGGGCGCTCTGGTGGAACACAACCGGGGAGGCGCCCATGCTGCCTAG
- a CDS encoding methyl-accepting chemotaxis protein, translating into MTIKVRIILGLLLTIAIMAGSTIPYVTSKMRDNAEQAYLDASGEQLQIMGSYIEGFLGEAERNLAVLSANEMLINAEGLFPSYVNKTGETFYKRSELGPEAARATRPLARLAEVNPAYAEIYVGYPDGSYGTSMKEGPVPGGFNSSKRPWYVGRMNSNKDVGLADSYLSISGELVLAVTHTMRGTNGEIKGILGADVSLKGLSDKFGALNFGSTGYFMLIENTGRILCDPRDKELTGKIIGKEVKDPGLEQLFKAKDGLVLTRIKDVAVRANVLTTRFGWKIAVIQDESEIFASANEAIRSVSIIYGIVTVIMMVVAWGIVRSINRPLRLIVVEADKIAQGDLNVRLEPRDFYGELAELRHSLLNMVSNLQNMIATAQQKSKEAEDQALLAKAATEQAEAARHQAESARRDGMLAAASQLEEVVSIISSASNELSARIDQSSHISTESASRLGEAATAMNQMNATVREVASNASSASAMSNETRGNAENGAQIVLQALKSIDQVHSVSMELKDDMAQLNEHAQAINRIMGVISDIADQTNLLALNAAIEAARAGDAGRGFAVVADEVRKLAEKTMASTQDVGNAIKAIQESTTKSVGGMDKALVEVETATGFARQSGEALRQIVQNVETTADQVRAIATASEEQSAASEEINESIVHVNDMSGQTAQAMGEAAHAVNDLAQQARRLSELIENMKKA; encoded by the coding sequence ATGACTATCAAAGTAAGAATTATCTTGGGGTTGCTGCTGACCATCGCCATCATGGCGGGCAGCACGATACCCTATGTAACCAGTAAAATGCGTGACAATGCCGAACAGGCGTATCTGGACGCCTCTGGTGAACAGCTGCAGATTATGGGCAGCTATATTGAAGGATTTCTTGGCGAAGCCGAGCGCAACCTTGCGGTTCTGTCGGCCAATGAGATGCTGATCAATGCCGAGGGGCTTTTTCCCAGTTACGTGAACAAAACGGGCGAGACCTTTTACAAGCGTTCCGAGCTTGGCCCGGAGGCCGCCAGGGCCACCCGGCCTCTGGCGCGTCTGGCCGAGGTGAACCCCGCCTATGCCGAGATTTACGTGGGATATCCTGACGGCAGTTACGGCACCTCCATGAAGGAGGGGCCAGTACCTGGCGGATTCAATTCTTCCAAGCGTCCCTGGTATGTGGGCCGTATGAACTCCAACAAGGACGTGGGCCTCGCCGACAGTTACCTGTCCATTTCCGGCGAACTGGTGCTGGCCGTAACGCACACTATGCGTGGCACCAATGGCGAAATCAAGGGTATACTGGGAGCCGACGTTTCGCTCAAGGGTCTTTCAGACAAGTTTGGCGCGCTGAATTTCGGCAGCACCGGTTACTTCATGCTTATTGAAAATACGGGGCGCATCCTTTGCGATCCCAGAGACAAGGAGCTTACCGGCAAGATTATCGGCAAGGAGGTCAAGGATCCTGGGCTTGAACAGCTGTTCAAGGCCAAGGATGGCCTTGTGCTCACCCGCATAAAGGACGTGGCGGTTCGCGCCAACGTGCTTACCACCCGCTTTGGCTGGAAGATCGCCGTCATTCAGGATGAGAGCGAGATTTTCGCCAGCGCCAATGAGGCCATCCGTTCCGTGTCCATCATCTATGGCATCGTGACGGTCATCATGATGGTTGTGGCCTGGGGCATCGTGCGGTCCATCAACCGTCCTCTGCGTCTGATTGTTGTGGAGGCGGACAAGATTGCCCAGGGCGACCTTAATGTGCGCCTTGAACCGCGCGATTTTTACGGCGAACTGGCCGAATTGCGGCATTCTTTGCTGAATATGGTCAGCAACTTGCAAAACATGATTGCAACCGCGCAGCAAAAGAGCAAGGAGGCCGAGGATCAGGCTCTGCTGGCCAAGGCCGCCACAGAACAGGCCGAAGCAGCGCGGCATCAGGCTGAGAGCGCCAGGCGCGACGGCATGCTGGCTGCCGCCAGTCAGCTGGAAGAGGTGGTGTCCATCATCTCGTCCGCCTCCAATGAGCTTTCGGCCCGCATAGATCAGTCAAGCCACATATCGACGGAATCCGCCAGTCGCCTTGGCGAGGCCGCCACGGCCATGAACCAGATGAACGCCACCGTGCGCGAAGTGGCGAGCAACGCTTCTTCCGCATCGGCCATGTCCAACGAAACGCGGGGCAATGCCGAAAACGGCGCGCAGATTGTGCTTCAGGCCCTGAAGAGCATTGATCAGGTTCACAGCGTCTCAATGGAACTCAAGGACGACATGGCGCAACTGAATGAGCATGCCCAGGCCATCAACCGCATCATGGGCGTCATTTCAGATATCGCGGATCAGACCAACCTGCTGGCGCTCAATGCCGCCATTGAGGCCGCGCGCGCCGGTGACGCCGGGCGGGGATTTGCCGTGGTTGCCGATGAGGTGCGCAAGCTGGCTGAAAAGACCATGGCGTCCACCCAGGATGTGGGCAATGCCATCAAGGCGATTCAGGAGAGTACAACCAAGAGTGTCGGCGGCATGGACAAGGCGCTTGTGGAAGTGGAAACCGCCACCGGTTTTGCCCGCCAGTCTGGCGAAGCCCTGCGCCAGATTGTGCAGAATGTGGAGACCACGGCGGATCAGGTGCGGGCCATCGCCACGGCCAGTGAAGAGCAGTCTGCCGCCAGTGAGGAGATCAACGAGTCCATCGTGCATGTCAACGACATGTCGGGTCAGACCGCCCAGGCTATGGGTGAGGCTGCTCATGCGGTGAACGATCTTGCGCAGCAGGCGCGCCGCCTGAGCGAACTTATCGAGAATATGAAAAAAGCCTGA